From the Cohaesibacter sp. ES.047 genome, one window contains:
- a CDS encoding response regulator yields MKTRILCVEDEELLLGDIAEELSDEGFETLTATNGKQAIEILKQQSVDLILCDIMMPLVDGPTTMKLVRERLPQHNEVPFIFLTAKATREDILAGKKLGVDDYLTKPIDYDLLLATIRTRLNQVDRIRETNEERLKRIYRSLKDQHPNHKPLSISLIANMEKYILPIERALGELGCLVEFVHESHLAHRKDITEQNDLCFLVYSKQVHFYLNSLIKAGKENGGGRIVLLCKDSVDQSLKDALLELGIGYTIDYPYPPVEIFKIILKTAQGN; encoded by the coding sequence ATGAAAACACGCATCCTCTGTGTGGAAGACGAAGAACTGCTCCTTGGCGATATCGCAGAAGAGCTCAGTGACGAGGGCTTCGAAACCCTGACCGCCACAAATGGCAAACAGGCCATCGAGATCCTGAAACAGCAGAGTGTGGATCTGATCCTGTGCGACATCATGATGCCGCTGGTGGATGGCCCGACAACCATGAAGCTGGTGCGTGAACGCCTGCCCCAACACAACGAAGTGCCATTCATTTTCCTCACCGCCAAAGCCACCCGGGAAGACATTCTGGCTGGCAAGAAGTTGGGGGTTGATGACTATCTCACCAAACCCATCGACTATGATCTTCTGCTGGCAACCATCAGAACGCGCCTCAATCAGGTTGATCGGATCAGAGAGACCAACGAAGAGCGGCTGAAACGGATCTACAGATCGCTCAAAGATCAGCACCCCAACCACAAACCCTTGTCGATCAGTCTGATTGCAAATATGGAGAAATACATTCTCCCGATCGAAAGGGCGCTGGGGGAACTGGGATGTCTAGTGGAGTTCGTACATGAGTCGCATCTGGCCCATAGGAAGGACATCACCGAACAGAATGATCTCTGCTTCCTCGTCTACAGCAAACAGGTGCACTTCTATCTCAATAGTCTGATCAAGGCAGGAAAAGAAAATGGCGGGGGTAGAATTGTGCTTTTGTGCAAGGATTCCGTCGATCAGAGCCTCAAGGATGCGCTGCTCGAACTGGGCATAGGCTATACCATCGACTATCCCTATCCGCCGGTGGAGATCTTCAAGATCATCCTCAAAACAGCTCAAGGCAACTAG
- a CDS encoding PAS-domain containing protein translates to MTHYCLDDSLEQDLLPFLMESAHQGIAVINKDLEIIFFNETVIKMLEVSASVIQDDPRLESFFRYNALRGDYGEGDPEEKVRIRMEKYRRFEKLEYERKCGDGSTIRVQGTPLGEKGYVTIFTDVTKQRAYEARLQAIQVELEDKLEQSIREVRYNRDLLFNAINAIEDGLIIFDQDDNLVLANITMQDLYPALKRHLMSQSHISLIEGFELPEVGHNSPLVDMDLQAKGTEKKLHDDKWYRIVQFDTVNGGRIVIYSDISAYKTQNGKLQQHTNELVKLLQKEINLSETQREFVTMASHEFKTPLAIIDSNAQRIQRKIGVLPEEKLRERIGNIRDSVDRVQYLINRFMDFSSNEITGMKADAREQDFRAALHKICVDHFEMEDGDRIEWDLDALPERIFFDRTLLDQCFSNILSNALKYSPQDSFIQVIGKQDDRYIMIEVHDKGVGIPKSEVHKIFNKYFRASTSSGIAGTGIGLNFAQMALKEHGGHIEVKSEVGKGSCFTIFLPASLAEPDKPAKANTNEQPTKDDDSSKARQLAS, encoded by the coding sequence ATGACCCACTATTGTCTGGACGACAGTCTTGAACAAGACCTGCTGCCGTTTCTGATGGAATCGGCCCATCAGGGCATTGCCGTGATCAACAAGGACCTCGAGATCATTTTCTTCAACGAAACCGTAATCAAAATGCTCGAAGTCTCCGCCTCTGTCATTCAGGATGACCCAAGGCTCGAGAGCTTCTTTCGTTACAACGCACTGCGAGGCGATTATGGCGAAGGCGATCCGGAAGAAAAAGTGCGGATCCGGATGGAAAAATATCGACGCTTTGAAAAGCTCGAATATGAACGAAAATGTGGAGATGGCTCGACGATCCGCGTACAGGGCACCCCCCTTGGCGAGAAAGGCTATGTCACAATCTTCACCGATGTGACCAAGCAACGTGCCTATGAAGCGCGCCTTCAAGCCATACAGGTAGAGCTTGAAGACAAACTCGAGCAGAGCATCCGGGAAGTTCGCTACAACCGCGATCTTCTCTTCAACGCCATCAACGCGATTGAAGATGGCCTGATCATCTTTGATCAGGATGACAATCTGGTGCTCGCCAACATCACCATGCAGGACCTCTACCCGGCCCTGAAGCGGCATTTGATGAGCCAATCCCACATTTCCCTGATCGAGGGTTTCGAGCTTCCCGAAGTCGGACACAACAGCCCGCTGGTGGACATGGACCTGCAGGCCAAGGGAACAGAGAAAAAGCTTCACGACGACAAATGGTACCGCATCGTCCAGTTCGACACGGTCAATGGCGGCCGGATCGTCATCTATTCTGATATTTCTGCCTACAAGACCCAGAATGGCAAACTGCAACAACACACCAACGAACTGGTGAAACTGCTGCAAAAGGAAATCAATCTCTCTGAGACACAGCGGGAATTCGTGACCATGGCATCGCACGAGTTCAAGACACCTCTGGCGATCATTGATAGCAACGCCCAGCGCATCCAGCGCAAGATTGGTGTTCTGCCTGAGGAAAAACTGCGCGAGAGAATCGGAAATATCCGCGACTCGGTTGATCGCGTGCAGTATCTCATCAACCGGTTCATGGATTTCTCCAGCAATGAAATCACCGGCATGAAAGCGGATGCAAGGGAACAGGATTTCCGCGCCGCGCTCCACAAGATCTGCGTCGATCACTTCGAAATGGAGGATGGCGACCGCATCGAATGGGATCTTGATGCCCTGCCCGAGCGGATCTTCTTCGACCGCACACTGCTGGACCAGTGTTTCAGCAATATCCTGTCCAATGCCCTCAAATACTCGCCGCAAGACTCCTTCATTCAGGTCATCGGCAAACAGGATGACCGCTACATCATGATCGAGGTTCACGACAAGGGAGTGGGCATTCCCAAATCGGAAGTGCACAAGATCTTCAACAAATACTTCCGGGCTTCGACATCCAGTGGCATCGCCGGCACCGGAATCGGGCTCAACTTCGCCCAGATGGCCCTCAAGGAGCATGGTGGCCACATCGAAGTGAAAAGCGAAGTCGGCAAGGGGTCGTGTTTCACGATCTTCCTGCCAGCAAGCCTTGCCGAGCCTGACAAGCCTGCAAAGGCGAACACCAACGAACAGCCAACCAAAGACGACGACAGTTCAAAAGCAAGACAACTTGCATCGTGA
- a CDS encoding low molecular weight protein-tyrosine-phosphatase — protein MHAVQPTSILFVCLGNICRSPLAEGVLRHKAAELGLQDRFVLDSCGIGKWHVGNPPDRRSIDIARHHGVDLSDLRVRQLGLDDFYGYDFILAMDRSNLADIRSAQPRDGRAEIALYLDYCGLGSRLGFNEVPDPYYGGANGFEDVFQMVSFASDILIQKHC, from the coding sequence ATGCATGCTGTCCAACCCACTTCGATTCTCTTCGTCTGCCTTGGCAACATCTGCCGCTCGCCGCTGGCCGAGGGTGTTCTGCGTCACAAGGCGGCAGAGTTGGGGCTTCAGGATCGGTTTGTGCTCGACAGTTGCGGGATCGGGAAATGGCATGTGGGAAATCCGCCTGATCGGCGCTCAATCGACATCGCAAGGCACCATGGTGTCGACCTGTCAGACCTCAGGGTGAGGCAGCTCGGTCTGGATGACTTCTACGGCTATGATTTCATTCTGGCGATGGATCGAAGCAATCTGGCCGATATCAGATCCGCCCAGCCAAGAGACGGGCGAGCGGAAATCGCGCTCTATCTGGACTATTGCGGATTGGGCTCAAGGCTCGGCTTCAATGAGGTGCCGGATCCCTATTATGGCGGCGCCAACGGGTTTGAAGACGTCTTTCAGATGGTCAGCTTCGCCAGCGACATCCTGATCCAGAAGCATTGCTAA
- the thpR gene encoding RNA 2',3'-cyclic phosphodiesterase: MPRLFAGIEIPPTITTLLSLQKGGLYGARWVDETNYHITLRFMGDVDYILANEIAFQMSQIQCPEFDLSLRGVGSFGTKKPHSIFAAVQNNEDLYLLHTEIERRMKKLGLKSDKHDYTPHVTLARLNKTTEPIDVANYLSLRGHFQTEEFTVPRFVLYSSRDSTGGGPYVVEETFDLL; the protein is encoded by the coding sequence ATGCCACGCCTGTTTGCCGGAATAGAAATTCCCCCCACCATCACGACTTTGCTGTCCTTGCAAAAGGGCGGCCTTTACGGTGCCCGCTGGGTGGACGAAACCAACTATCACATCACGCTGCGTTTCATGGGGGATGTCGACTACATCCTCGCCAACGAGATCGCGTTCCAGATGTCGCAGATACAATGTCCTGAGTTCGACCTCTCCTTGCGCGGCGTCGGATCGTTCGGAACGAAAAAGCCCCACTCGATCTTTGCCGCTGTGCAGAACAATGAGGATCTCTATCTGCTGCATACGGAAATCGAGCGCCGCATGAAAAAGCTCGGCCTCAAATCCGACAAGCACGATTACACGCCCCATGTCACGCTGGCACGTCTGAATAAGACCACAGAACCGATTGATGTCGCCAACTATCTGTCCCTGCGCGGTCACTTCCAGACCGAAGAGTTCACAGTGCCACGTTTCGTGCTCTATTCCTCGCGCGACAGCACGGGTGGCGGACCCTATGTAGTCGAGGAGACATTTGATCTCTTGTGA
- a CDS encoding aldo/keto reductase, which produces MEKRKLGRTDLEVSSLCLGTMTWGEQNTKAEAYEQLDYALDQGINFIDTAELYPVPSRAATQGRTEEIIGDWMADRGNRSDVILATKVVGRSMSTYFRDDGSHPRLTRAHIVEAVDKSLKRLKTDYIDLYQIHWPDRKVTQFGTNPMVYAHPEPADDETPIAETLSVMQELVTAGKIRHLGLSNESAWGTMSYTRASDAGTGPRVVSIQNAYSLLNRTFEVNLAEIAMREQVGLLAYSSLAQGVITGKYLDGKRPAGARMSIFENFGSRYFTNGAEPATRAYLKIADDFGVDVAQMALAFVESRSFTTSVILGATKMDQLKTDIAAHQFVITEEMEKAINEVHMLHGNPCP; this is translated from the coding sequence ATGGAAAAAAGAAAACTTGGCCGCACCGACCTGGAAGTCTCAAGCCTGTGCCTGGGCACAATGACCTGGGGCGAACAGAACACCAAGGCCGAAGCCTACGAACAACTCGACTATGCGCTTGATCAGGGCATCAACTTCATCGATACCGCCGAGCTCTATCCCGTTCCCAGCCGGGCCGCCACACAAGGCCGCACCGAAGAAATCATTGGTGACTGGATGGCAGACCGCGGCAACCGCAGCGATGTCATTCTGGCAACCAAGGTGGTTGGCCGCTCTATGAGCACCTATTTCCGCGACGATGGCTCTCACCCTCGCCTCACCCGCGCCCATATCGTCGAGGCCGTCGACAAGAGCCTGAAGCGCCTTAAAACCGATTACATCGATCTCTATCAGATCCACTGGCCTGATCGGAAGGTGACCCAGTTCGGCACCAACCCTATGGTCTATGCCCACCCCGAGCCGGCAGACGACGAAACACCGATTGCCGAAACCCTCTCGGTCATGCAGGAGCTGGTCACGGCTGGCAAGATCCGGCATCTGGGACTGTCCAACGAAAGCGCCTGGGGCACGATGAGCTACACCCGCGCTTCGGATGCGGGAACAGGTCCTCGTGTGGTTTCGATCCAGAATGCCTATAGCCTGCTCAACCGCACCTTCGAGGTCAACCTGGCCGAGATTGCCATGCGCGAGCAAGTCGGTTTGCTGGCCTATTCCTCGCTGGCTCAAGGCGTCATCACAGGCAAATATCTCGATGGCAAACGGCCCGCCGGGGCGCGCATGTCGATCTTCGAGAATTTCGGCTCCCGCTATTTCACCAACGGTGCTGAACCGGCCACGCGTGCCTACCTCAAGATTGCCGATGACTTCGGTGTCGATGTGGCACAGATGGCGCTGGCCTTTGTCGAAAGTCGCTCCTTCACCACCTCGGTCATTCTGGGGGCAACCAAGATGGATCAGCTCAAGACCGATATTGCCGCCCACCAGTTCGTCATTACCGAAGAGATGGAAAAGGCGATCAACGAAGTCCACATGCTTCACGGTAACCCATGCCCATAA
- a CDS encoding arylesterase, whose protein sequence is MKAERKSKPRALAIEKQTHTESLIRVALGFGLVLLALFLALTQVRAAETTRILAYGDSLSAGYRLPPDAGFTDQLQAALDEAGLNVEVINAAVSGDTTANGLARLDWSTPEDIDLVLLELGANDALRGQPVERAKSNLASMIEKFQDKGAKVALLGMRAPPNLGKEYVEAFDAIYPALAEQYDIPLYPFFLEDVAGQPKLNLDDGIHPTEEGVAIIVKNVAPFVKDIVETLN, encoded by the coding sequence ATGAAGGCAGAGAGAAAATCAAAACCCCGCGCTCTTGCGATCGAGAAACAAACCCATACCGAAAGCTTGATACGCGTGGCATTGGGGTTTGGACTTGTGCTGCTTGCGTTGTTCCTTGCCCTGACACAGGTGCGAGCCGCAGAGACCACACGAATATTGGCCTATGGCGACAGTCTGTCCGCTGGCTACCGCCTGCCCCCCGATGCCGGTTTCACCGATCAGTTGCAAGCCGCGCTCGACGAGGCCGGTTTGAATGTCGAAGTGATCAACGCCGCCGTTTCGGGTGACACCACCGCAAACGGGCTGGCCCGTCTTGACTGGTCGACGCCTGAGGATATCGATCTCGTTTTGCTTGAGCTTGGCGCCAATGATGCCCTGCGCGGCCAACCTGTCGAGCGTGCCAAGAGCAATCTTGCCAGCATGATCGAGAAGTTTCAGGACAAAGGAGCCAAAGTCGCCCTGCTGGGCATGCGTGCGCCTCCCAATCTTGGCAAAGAGTATGTCGAAGCCTTTGATGCGATCTATCCCGCTCTGGCCGAGCAATATGATATTCCCCTCTACCCCTTCTTCCTTGAAGATGTCGCAGGCCAACCCAAACTCAACCTCGATGATGGTATCCACCCCACCGAGGAAGGCGTTGCGATTATCGTCAAAAACGTTGCACCCTTTGTCAAAGACATAGTAGAAACCCTGAACTAG
- a CDS encoding ABC transporter ATP-binding protein → MVDILRGIDLDIERGESVGLVGPSGSGKSTLLMVMAGLEQADEGKVLVEGSDLSVMDEDTLARFRGAQIGIIFQSFHLVPTMTALENTAIPLELAGRSDAFDVAKAELEAVGLGPRIHHYPAELSGGEQQRVAIARALAPRPSILIADEPTGNLDAETGREISDLMFDLHKERGMTLMLVTHDPSLADRCERVVRLKLGQLVEDPHGSSDISIN, encoded by the coding sequence ATGGTCGATATCCTGCGCGGGATCGATCTGGATATCGAGCGAGGGGAGTCGGTGGGGTTGGTAGGGCCGTCCGGCTCTGGCAAATCCACTTTGCTGATGGTCATGGCCGGTCTTGAACAGGCTGATGAGGGCAAGGTTCTGGTGGAAGGTAGCGATCTGTCGGTGATGGACGAGGATACGCTTGCCCGGTTTCGCGGCGCGCAGATCGGCATCATTTTTCAGTCTTTCCATCTGGTGCCAACCATGACGGCGCTTGAGAATACGGCCATCCCCCTTGAACTGGCGGGACGCTCGGATGCTTTTGATGTGGCCAAGGCGGAGCTTGAAGCGGTCGGATTGGGGCCGCGTATTCATCACTATCCAGCCGAACTGTCAGGCGGTGAACAGCAGCGGGTGGCGATTGCCAGAGCGCTTGCGCCCCGTCCGTCTATTCTGATTGCCGACGAGCCAACCGGTAACCTTGACGCGGAAACGGGCCGGGAAATTTCCGACCTGATGTTCGACCTTCACAAGGAACGCGGCATGACCCTGATGCTGGTGACCCATGATCCGAGCCTTGCGGATCGATGCGAGCGGGTGGTGCGGCTGAAACTGGGTCAACTGGTCGAAGACCCGCATGGCTCCTCCGACATTTCCATCAACTGA